The DNA region AGCCTGCCGTAAGGATTGGCTACGAGCTTCAGGAGATCGGAAAGCCTGATCTGGAAGACGTGATTGACGACTTTCTTAAGAAGCACAATTTATAACTGTTGAAGTATGAAGGGGACCGATCAATCGGTCCCCTTTATTTATGATCTACTGCTTTTTCTTAATGGGGACGTAGATATAAAGCTCAGAGTCTTCTTCCCCGGTAAACCTCTCGTCATAGAACTCAAACTCATTCAGCCCAATCGGTTCATACTCGGAATTCTGAAACCACTTTCCGTAGATGTACTCGTAAGTTTCCTGCAGAGAATCCAGTTTTCCATTGTGAGTGAAGACCGCGTACGTCGCCTCGGGTATTACTGCCCCAACCATTCCTTCGGGAATGTTCTCCAGACTGGAGACTGCCACCGATGCAATATAATCGAACTTTCCGTCAACGAAGTCCTCTACGCCAGTACACATCAGCCCGTAGCTTTCCTTAACCGATATGACGTTTTCAATCTCGGTATGCCTCTCCATGAAATCTCTCCAGAGCTTCGGGCAATTGTTCGCTGGATCATTTCCGTAGTACTTCAGGCCAATCACTTTGAATGCAGGTTTGTGAACGATTTTCGGTTCCATTCTCATTCCTCCCTTTGTGCCCATCAGATCTCTCTTAGACAGTCTCTTTTTCTGAGTAACGACGAAGTGTAGTCCAAGCCTGCGATACTTGCCAGGCGTAACATAGTATTTGCTCTTGAATGCTCTGGTAAAAGACTCTTGCGAATCGTAGCCTAGCTGCAAAGCTATCTCCAGAATGGTCATCGAGGTTGTCGCAAGTTTGTCGGCGGCGACACTCAATCTTCTACCCTTGCGGTACTGGCCTATCGTCTCGCCCACAGTGTGGAAGAAGATTCTCTGGAGATGAACTGATGAGTAGAAGCTCTCTGAGCATAGATCGTCGAGAGTTATCTGAGATGAAAGGTGTTCCTCAATGTAATCTATAACGGAGTTCACACTATCAATGTAATCCTCTTTTAAGGAAGTGTCTCTTGGCATCACTCCACCTCCGCTACAATCATCTTAAAGATTATACAAATATGAGCGTGATTGTTCTTGATCGAAAGCATCATAATGGAGTTTTTTCCCTAGCTGAACCAATACAAAAGCAGTTCAAACTGAATGAACTGTCAATTAAGCAACGTCAGAAGTCAACAAGTCTTTCAAGCTTCTTAGCCGCTTCTATGGTGGTACTTACTTCTTTCGGTAGAGGGGGTATTCCCTCGAAACCCGTTCTTCTGACGAAGTCGATCAACATTTTTCTCAGTTCCTCGGGGTCCCAGCTAGACAGTTTGTCCAAAGTATCTACTCCGGCATCGTAATATAACCTTACCCGAACTCCCTTCATTCCTTTAAGTCTTGAGAGATCCGAGAGTTTCAGGTATTCAAGTATCCTCTCCATTTCAATACCGGTTTGTGCAGCCAGACTTTCTCTCAGTTCAGGTGAACGCGCAGCCTCTATCATTTGATAGGTGCTAGCTATATTTGCTTTTGCCAGCTTGTCCACGACCGTTCTATCGCAGTTTGAAATCTGATCGAGTCTTAGTGCCTTCCTCTTCG from Mesotoga infera includes:
- a CDS encoding AraC family transcriptional regulator, which codes for MPRDTSLKEDYIDSVNSVIDYIEEHLSSQITLDDLCSESFYSSVHLQRIFFHTVGETIGQYRKGRRLSVAADKLATTSMTILEIALQLGYDSQESFTRAFKSKYYVTPGKYRRLGLHFVVTQKKRLSKRDLMGTKGGMRMEPKIVHKPAFKVIGLKYYGNDPANNCPKLWRDFMERHTEIENVISVKESYGLMCTGVEDFVDGKFDYIASVAVSSLENIPEGMVGAVIPEATYAVFTHNGKLDSLQETYEYIYGKWFQNSEYEPIGLNEFEFYDERFTGEEDSELYIYVPIKKKQ
- a CDS encoding DUF4332 domain-containing protein, producing MTVRADFAAFLKKKGKKQSVIDTIIADIALFEQFLQNIRSKSIKETDKDDILRFVDACGKGENLLSKKLRSIALYFSFLSRPSLAALASELREKEISAKRKALRLDQISNCDRTVVDKLAKANIASTYQMIEAARSPELRESLAAQTGIEMERILEYLKLSDLSRLKGMKGVRVRLYYDAGVDTLDKLSSWDPEELRKMLIDFVRRTGFEGIPPLPKEVSTTIEAAKKLERLVDF